The following proteins are encoded in a genomic region of Gemmatimonadaceae bacterium:
- a CDS encoding peptidylprolyl isomerase has product MIRLAPVFSLALLVSTSAPLHAQRPAKGIVPVRIETDRGVIDVELDSARAPVTVTNFLRYVDAGAYNNGRFHRTVTPNNQPRDSVRIEVIQGGPNPDREGARWPAIPLERTNVTGLTHVDGAISMARGGPDTATSDFFICVGAQPSLDFGGHRNLDGQGFAAFGRVTRGMDIVRTIQQQPATGTNPQTLTPPVRIQRISRVAR; this is encoded by the coding sequence ATGATCCGACTCGCTCCCGTCTTCTCCCTCGCCCTGCTGGTCAGCACCAGCGCCCCGCTTCACGCGCAACGGCCGGCCAAGGGGATCGTGCCGGTCCGCATCGAGACCGATCGTGGTGTGATTGACGTCGAGCTCGACAGCGCCCGCGCGCCAGTCACCGTCACCAACTTCTTGCGCTATGTCGACGCGGGCGCCTACAACAACGGGCGCTTTCATCGCACCGTGACGCCGAACAATCAGCCGCGCGACTCGGTGCGCATCGAGGTGATTCAGGGCGGCCCCAATCCCGATCGCGAGGGCGCGCGCTGGCCGGCCATTCCGCTCGAGCGCACGAACGTCACCGGGCTCACCCACGTGGACGGGGCGATCTCGATGGCGCGCGGCGGGCCGGATACCGCGACGAGTGACTTCTTCATCTGCGTCGGCGCCCAGCCGAGTCTCGATTTTGGCGGGCATCGCAATCTCGACGGGCAGGGGTTCGCCGCGTTCGGACGCGTGACCAGGGGCATGGACATCGTGCGCACGATCCAGCAGCAGCCAGCGACCGGCACGAACCCGCAAACCCTGACGCCCCCCGTGCGCATCCAACGCATCAGTCGCGTCGCGCGCTAG